One window of the Cydia splendana chromosome 18, ilCydSple1.2, whole genome shotgun sequence genome contains the following:
- the LOC134799269 gene encoding protein jagged-1b — MRRARAAATPPPSAPASACATPLLLLLLALLHTTAGAGVFELQILEFSNYRLQLASGACCGGGAGGAGGAGGGAACAAPCRTRFSLCLKEYQSAAAPGACSFGRAASPVLGTDSFTLAEPLYTLALPFSFRWTRSFTLILQAYDDYNYTTAEGTESGLIVEAWWSGIVEPGAAWHALRHAGAAAGVAYRVRVSCAPNYYNTTCTTFCRARDDKFGHYACDDTGAKRCLPGWRGDNCEQPVCKEGCHPTHGRCDRPGDCDCRPGWRGALCSQCQPYPGCKHGYCNGSSWDCTCDTNWGGILCDQDLNYCGTHEPCQHGGTCENTAPDQYLCTCAEGFSGADCERVDNPCAPQPCAHGACSLRAAPPGFSCACAAGWGGALCDQDVDDCASQPCAHGATCRDRLNGFDCECAPGWTGPTCTEDVDECAVTPERESAEGTEGSLGPCVNAATCSNTPGGYLCSCLAGWTGRDCESNVDDCTGQCLNGATCIDLVDDFHCACAAGYAGRTCERDVDDCAPRPCRNGGECVDLLDAYRCICPVGFSGVDCEDDRDHCAGSPCANGAPCYTAQSDYYCHCAPGWTGKNCTQYRDRAMVENEPCVNGAPCEHGQCVRAPPAPSRCACAPNYAGPTCQERVEECVTGGCGVGGACVEVAGALRCVCRAGFSGAHCELEVDECVGNPCRNNATCIDGVADFTCVCRDGWTGKTCATRVEEGTRCVDGSCGNGGTCVREAGVWRCACPAGWAGAACENSAPAALPPAPACACAHGGTRTAAGAGWACACTPGWTGAHCEHAVDACAAAPCRNGGRCVGGPGWWTCECVAGWAGPECSARVPPTPPATDCSPACPAPAACVRDSDPERPARCVCPRAARRCLEQIAGLELDDGFSEWGVDEEESGEAGAGGGGGGAGGGACGVDNGTWWWGCNACWCRAGAPVCTRLWCGLPDCLAPGAQPCRTDEVCVPAAPALCLRPVCAPLGECRRVAGRRVEPPALPAPAACWPGARPAAAAGAAPAGCARVSLQLARERLARGAHVERACGALRRALAAALAARADNAPPPPLVLLCDLAVDDDDALDLAIWVGEEESLEGASSAGALVAAVRALSELVARRRLAHHPLLGAALRLRVPHAPPAAAASTGTPGLLTLAAVVPVLLLAAAGGAAFAVRRRRAAAVERSRRCDEEKSNNLQNEENLRRYANPLRESPRAPGGVGAGGAVRAGEPLPRAHSLYKAQNADARNHTPPRDKELTKRALPPDAPPPPAPAPAPAARHPPPERLTVLV; from the exons atgcgccgcgcccgcgccgccgccacGCCACCGCCCTCAGCGCCGGCGTCGGCGTGCGCCACCCCGCTGCTGCTGCTCCTGCTCGCCCTGTTGCAT ACGACGGCGGGCGCTGGCGTGTTCGAGCTGCAGATCCTGGAGTTCAGCAACTACCGGCTGCAGCTGGCGAGCGGCGCGtgctgcggcggcggcgcgggtgGCGCGGGAGGTGCAGGGGGCGGAGCGGCGTGCGCCGCGCCGTGCCGCACACGCTTCTCGCTGTGCCTCAAGGAGTACCAGTCGGCGGCCGCCCCCGGCGCCTGCTCCTTCGGCCGCGCCGCCTCGCCCGTGCTCGGCACCGACTCCTTCACGCTCGCCGAGCCGCTCTACACGCTCGCGCTCCCCTTTTCTTTTCGGTGGACG CGCTCGTTCACGCTTATCCTTCAAGCGTACGACGACTACAACTACACAACGGCGGAGGGCACGGAGTCGGGGCTGATCGTGGAGGCGTGGTGGTCGGGCATCGTGGAGCCGGGCGCGGCGTGGCACGCGCTGCGGCacgcgggcgcggcggccggcgtGGCGTACCGCGTGCGCGTGTCCTGCGCGCCCAACTACTACAACACCACCTGTACCACCTTCTGCCGCGCGCGCGACGACAAGTTCGGCCACTACGCCTGCGACGACACCGGCGCCAAGCGCTGCCTGCCCGGCTGGCGCGGGGACAACTGCGAGCAGC CTGTATGCAAAGAGGGCTGCCATCCAACTCACGGCCGCTGTGATCGCCCCGGAGATTGCGA CTGCCGGCCCGGATGGCGAGGCGCGCTGTGTTCACAATGCCAGCCTTACCCGGGTTGCAAGCACGGCTACTGCAACGGCTCCTCTTGGGACTGTACGTGCGACACCAACTGGGGCGGCATCCTGTGTGACCAGGACCTCAACTACTGCGGCACCCACGAGCCCTGCCAGCACGGCGGTACATGCGAAAACACTGCTCCCGATCAATACCTGTGCACCTGCGCCGAGGGGTTCTCCGGGGCGGACTGCGAGCGGGTGGACAACCCGTGCGCGCCGCAGCCGTGCGCGCACGGCGCATGCTCGCTGCGCGCGGCGCCGCCCGGCTTCAGCTGCGCGTGCGCGGCGGGCTGGGGCGGCGCGCTGTGCGACCAGGACGTGGACGACTGCGCCAGCCAGCCCTGCGCGCACGGCGCCACCTGCCGCGACCGCCTCAACGGCTTCGACTGCGAGTGCGCGCCCGGCTGGACCGGACCCACTTGCACCGAAG ACGTCGACGAGTGCGCGGTCACCCCCGAGCGTGAAAGCGCGGAGGGCACGGAGGGCTCGCTGGGCCCGTGCGTGAACGCGGCGACGTGCAGCAACACGCCGGGCGGGTACCTGTGCAGCTGCCTGGCCGGCTGGACGGGCCGCGACTGCGAGTCCAACGTCGACGACTGCACGGGCCAGTGCCTCAACGGAGCCACTTGTATAGACCTCGTGGACGACTTCCACTGCGCGTGCGCGGCAGGCTACGCGGGCCGCACGTGCGAGCGCGACGTGGACGACTGCGCGCCGCGCCCGTGCCGCAACGGCGGTGAATGCGTCGACCTGCTCGACGCCTATCGCTGCATCTGCCCCGTCGGCTTCTCCGGCGTCGACTGCGAG GATGACCGCGACCACTGCGCGGGTTCGCCGTGCGCCAACGGCGCGCCGTGCTACACCGCGCAGAGCGACTACTATTGCCACTGCGCGCCGGGCTGGACCGGCAAGAACTGCACGCAGTACCGCGACC gagCAATGGTGGAGAACGAGCCGTGCGTGAACGGCGCGCCGTGCGAGCACGGGCAGTGCGTccgcgcgccgcccgcgccgtcgCGCTGCGCCTGCGCGCCCAACTACGCCGGACCCACCTGCCAGGAAC GTGTGGAAGAATGTGTGACGGGCGGGTGCGGCGTCGGAGGCGCTTGCGTGGAGGTGGCAGGCGCACTGCGCTGCGTCTGCCGCGCCGGCTTCAGCGGGGCACACTGCGAACTCG AAGTCGACGAGTGCGTGGGCAACCCGTGTCGCAACAACGCCACTTGCATCGATGGCGTTGCAGACTTCACCTGCGTATGCCGCGACGGATGGACCG GAAAGACTTGTGCGACCCGCGTGGAAGAAGGTACTCGCTGCGTAGACGGATCTTGCGGTAACGGTGGCACATGCGTGCGCGAGGCAGGCGTGTGGCGCTGCGCATGCCCCGCCGGCTGGGCGGGCGCCGCGTGCGAGAACTCCGCGCCCGCCGCGCTGCCGCCCGCGCCGGCGTGTGCGTGCGCGCACGGCGGCACGCGCACCGCCGCGGGCGCCGGCTGGGCGTGCGCGTGCACGCCGGGCTGGACGGGCGCGCACTGCGAGCACGCGGTGGACGCGTGCGCGGCGGCGCCGTGCCGCAACGGCGGGCGCTGCGTGGGCGGACCGGGCTGGTGGACGTGCGAGTGCGTGGCGGGCTGGGCGGGCCCGGAGTGCAGCGCACGCGTGCCCCCCACGCCGCCCGCTACGGACTGCAGTCCCGCGTGCCCCGCGCCCGCCGCCTGCGTGCGCGACTCCGACCCGGAGCGGCCCGCACGGTGCGTCTGCCCTCGCGCTGCGAGACGCTGCCTAGAAC AAATCGCTGGTTTGGAGTTGGACGACGGTTTCTCCGAGTGGGGCGTGGACGAGGAGGAGAGCGGCGAGGCGGGCGCGGGcgggggcggcggcggcgcgggggGAGGGGCCTGCGGCGTCGACAACGGCACGTGGTGGTGGGGCTGCAACGCGTGCTGGTGCCGCGCCGGAGCGCCCGTCTGCACGCGCCTCTGGTGCGGCCTGCCCGACTGCCTCGCGCCCGGCGCGCAGCCCTGCCGCACCGATGAG GTGTGCGTCCCGGCGGCACCGGCGCTGTGCCTGCGGCCCGTGTGCGCGCCGCTGGGCGAGTGCCGGCGCGTGGCGGGGCGGCGCGTGGAGCCGCCCGCGCTGCCCGCGCCCGCCGCGTGCTGGCCCGGCgcgcgccccgccgccgccgccggcgccgcgcccgccgGCTGCGCGCGCGTGTCGCTCCAGCTCGCGCGGGAGCGGCTCGCCCGCGGCGCGCACGTGGAGCGTGCTTGCGGCGCCCTGCGTCGCGCTCTCGCCGCCGCGCTGGCCGCGCGCGCCGACAACGCGCCGCCTCCGCCGCTGGTGCTACTCTGTGATCTCGCCGTCGACGACGACGACGCACTTGATCTCGCTATT TGGGTCGGAGAAGAAGAAAGCCTGGAAGGCGCGTCGAGCGCCGGCGCGCTGGTCGCCGCAGTTCGCGCGCTGAGCGAGCTGGTGGCGCGGCGGCGGCTGGCGCACCACCCGCTGCTGGGCGCCGCGCTGCGCCTGCGCGTGCCGCATGCGCCACCAGCGGCCGCCGCCTCCACCGGCACGCCCGGCTTGCTCACGCTGGCGGCCGTCGTGCCCGTGCTGCTGCTGGCGGCGGCGGGGGGCGCCGCTTTCGCCGTGCGCCGCCGTCGCGCCGCCGCAGTCGAGCGTTCGCGCCGCTGCGACGAGGAGAAGTCCAACAACCTGCAGAACGAGGAGAATCTGCGGCGCTATGCGAACCCGCTGCGCGAGTCTCCGCGCGCGCCGGGCGGGGTGGGAGCGGGCGGCGCGGTGCGCGCGGGCGAGCCGCTGCCGCGGGCGCACTCGCTGTACAAGGCGCAGAACGCGGACGCGCGCAACCACACGCCGCCGCGCGACAAGGAGCTGACGAAGCGCGCGCTGCCGCccgacgcgccgccgccgcccgcgcccgcgcccgcgccggccGCGCGCCACCCGCCGCCGGAGCGCCTCACGGTGCTGGTGTAG